The following proteins are encoded in a genomic region of Streptomyces lunaelactis:
- a CDS encoding DUF6104 family protein: MYFTDRGIEELEKRRGEEEVTFEWLAEQLRTFVDLNPDFEVPVERLATWLARLDDEDEDE; this comes from the coding sequence TTGTACTTCACCGATCGCGGCATCGAGGAGCTGGAAAAGCGACGCGGCGAGGAGGAGGTCACTTTCGAGTGGCTGGCCGAGCAGCTGCGTACTTTCGTCGACCTCAACCCGGACTTCGAGGTCCCGGTGGAACGCCTGGCCACCTGGCTGGCGCGCTTGGACGACGAGGACGAGGACGAGTAG
- a CDS encoding CU044_2847 family protein — protein MLASNVVAHRRELAVETGETMNGRVQQIELPGGAVVLARLSTTTGGGYGEDDEDVGFAENVTAKVQQLERLISEVGASVLEAAAAAGPDEASVTFGVELTAKSGVALAVLAAGEAKASVQVTLTWKLKDQPEAEPDPDPEPVRRPVPDPEPQPDPVPQPDPAPQPPTS, from the coding sequence ATGCTGGCCAGTAACGTCGTCGCCCACAGACGTGAGTTGGCCGTGGAGACGGGGGAAACCATGAACGGACGCGTCCAGCAGATCGAATTACCCGGGGGAGCGGTCGTGCTCGCCCGGTTGTCCACCACCACCGGCGGTGGATACGGCGAGGACGACGAGGACGTCGGTTTCGCCGAGAACGTCACCGCCAAGGTCCAGCAGCTCGAGCGGCTGATCTCCGAGGTGGGCGCCTCCGTGCTCGAGGCCGCGGCCGCCGCCGGGCCGGACGAGGCCAGCGTCACCTTCGGCGTCGAGCTCACCGCCAAGTCCGGGGTCGCCCTCGCCGTACTCGCCGCGGGGGAGGCCAAGGCATCCGTCCAGGTCACCCTCACCTGGAAGCTGAAGGATCAGCCGGAGGCCGAGCCGGACCCGGACCCGGAGCCGGTGCGGCGGCCGGTCCCGGACCCGGAGCCCCAGCCGGACCCGGTGCCGCAGCCGGACCCCGCCCCCCAACCCCCCACCTCATGA
- a CDS encoding VMAP-C domain-containing protein, with amino-acid sequence MTDSDSFIDALTRAATVHLTPADQGQNPATMWGSGFFVAPGWVLTCAHVLAPHLKGDRARVFHLRGSEVNGGEPVEAQLSCWLLDGEPRAEQRVPVEQDLALVRLIEPDVEHECVWLTDRTEYPGGRGIVQGYRPEQQDGAEAEAAKRAVRWKAAARINGFDDDYGMRFRPEAEFPKGGSGSPVLDAHTGAVVGILKSRRVGRDGGMAIAATALRRFGAAYQLVMAAHDRWHGQSPKVTGHNWIERQHQLPGAGVHTGGDQWSPEDRREALFLLAGVHPPAGIRPVAELAKKARGGVAPPPGQLPPRIWRDGHGLLYEAGQPVAAIAALHYLQLVVEYERSRGADAAPLGDWVARRLQDVPRIVHTVVTQATLPPGLVHPRSPDGQDRVVVRYPRPGDGSAVVIVELEPVCDARPARFYWRIRVDDGRDVNEPLHEEQTGEGIAPELLVQRLRGPLDEVFASVDSPGAPAPLEVALPADHFDTAVHRWQLTEMARLHHPAYVGVRRMVVLRDLARRGEPDAVWLRRWAGMLAAEALTACRTPPQRQVPRPRQFEEMPPSAVPVLCRPAGRGVGRRAIGMALQAGHGIALWHTDGHPDNGCAEFCEDVHQGAAALIAQTAGAMELPDRLRRIRDDISGSRNSRHWAEGVAMLYDDPSRPLPADDNGPVDSP; translated from the coding sequence ATGACCGACTCCGACTCCTTCATCGACGCCCTCACCCGCGCCGCCACCGTCCACCTCACCCCCGCCGACCAGGGCCAGAACCCCGCCACCATGTGGGGCAGCGGCTTCTTCGTCGCGCCCGGGTGGGTGCTGACCTGCGCGCACGTCCTCGCGCCCCACCTCAAGGGCGACCGGGCCCGCGTCTTCCACCTCCGCGGCAGCGAAGTGAACGGCGGCGAGCCCGTCGAGGCGCAGCTCTCCTGCTGGCTGCTCGACGGCGAGCCCCGCGCCGAGCAGCGCGTGCCCGTCGAGCAGGATCTCGCCCTCGTACGGCTCATCGAGCCCGACGTCGAGCACGAGTGCGTCTGGCTCACCGACCGCACCGAGTACCCCGGCGGCCGCGGCATCGTCCAGGGCTACCGGCCCGAGCAGCAGGACGGAGCCGAGGCCGAAGCCGCGAAACGCGCCGTCCGCTGGAAGGCCGCCGCCCGCATCAACGGCTTCGACGACGACTACGGCATGCGTTTCCGGCCAGAGGCCGAGTTCCCCAAGGGCGGCTCGGGCTCCCCCGTGCTCGACGCCCACACCGGCGCCGTCGTCGGCATCCTCAAGTCACGCCGGGTCGGCCGCGACGGCGGCATGGCCATCGCGGCCACCGCTCTGCGCCGCTTCGGAGCCGCATACCAGCTCGTCATGGCCGCGCACGACCGCTGGCACGGCCAGTCCCCGAAGGTCACCGGGCACAACTGGATCGAGCGCCAGCACCAGCTCCCCGGCGCCGGCGTGCACACCGGCGGCGACCAGTGGAGCCCCGAGGACCGGCGCGAGGCACTCTTCCTGCTCGCCGGCGTACACCCGCCGGCCGGTATCCGCCCCGTCGCCGAGCTTGCCAAGAAGGCCCGCGGCGGCGTCGCCCCGCCCCCCGGGCAGCTGCCGCCGCGTATCTGGCGCGACGGGCACGGACTGCTGTACGAGGCCGGGCAGCCCGTCGCCGCCATCGCCGCGCTGCACTACCTCCAGCTGGTCGTCGAGTACGAGCGCAGCCGCGGCGCCGACGCCGCGCCGCTCGGCGACTGGGTGGCCCGCCGGCTCCAGGACGTGCCCCGGATCGTGCACACCGTGGTGACCCAGGCGACGCTGCCGCCCGGACTCGTACATCCGCGCAGCCCCGACGGGCAGGACCGCGTCGTCGTCCGCTATCCGCGGCCCGGCGACGGGTCCGCCGTCGTCATCGTCGAGCTGGAGCCGGTCTGCGACGCCCGGCCCGCCCGCTTCTACTGGCGGATACGGGTCGACGACGGCCGCGACGTCAACGAGCCGCTGCACGAGGAGCAGACCGGCGAAGGCATCGCGCCCGAGCTGCTCGTCCAGAGGCTGCGCGGCCCGCTGGACGAGGTCTTCGCCTCCGTCGACTCGCCCGGCGCCCCCGCCCCGCTCGAAGTCGCCCTGCCCGCCGACCACTTCGACACCGCCGTACACCGGTGGCAGCTCACGGAGATGGCCAGGCTGCACCATCCGGCGTATGTCGGGGTACGGCGGATGGTGGTGCTGCGCGACCTTGCCAGACGAGGGGAACCGGACGCCGTTTGGCTGCGCCGCTGGGCGGGGATGCTGGCCGCCGAGGCGCTCACCGCCTGCCGCACCCCGCCGCAGCGGCAGGTCCCCCGGCCCCGTCAGTTCGAGGAGATGCCGCCGTCCGCCGTACCCGTCCTGTGCCGGCCCGCAGGCAGGGGGGTGGGACGAAGAGCCATCGGCATGGCACTGCAGGCCGGACACGGCATCGCCCTGTGGCACACCGACGGCCATCCCGACAACGGCTGTGCGGAGTTCTGCGAGGACGTGCACCAGGGCGCGGCCGCACTGATCGCACAGACCGCGGGAGCGATGGAGCTCCCGGACCGCCTGCGCCGTATCAGGGACGACATCAGCGGATCGAGGAACAGCCGGCACTGGGCGGAGGGGGTGGCCATGCTCTACGACGACCCGAGCCGCCCTCTGCCCGCCGACGACAACGGACCTGTGGACTCCCCATGA